The following coding sequences are from one Gossypium raimondii isolate GPD5lz chromosome 4, ASM2569854v1, whole genome shotgun sequence window:
- the LOC105767285 gene encoding uncharacterized protein LOC105767285: MGPFPPSFCNLYILVAVDYISKWVEAVSLPTNDSKSVMKLLHKNILTRFGMPQAIISDKGSHFDCKLITNALHSVVTVKYNNNIFKQTFYFEQGFLFKDEPYMGYDELVSPIVEEHGWKIFCIHLDDVLGKVIHEFYAHTTSPENPFIYVHETSVPFDEDHISAQFGLIDVQDEHTPFTETITVDD, from the exons atgggtccatttccaccATCATTTTGCAACCTATACATACTAGTGGCAGTCGATTACATCTCCAAGTGGGTAGAAGCTGTAAGCCTTCCTACCAATGATTCCAAGTCGGTAATGAAATTGTTGCACAAGAACATACTCACGAGATTTGGTATGCCTCAAGCCATCATCAGTGATAAGGGGTCTCATTTTGATTGCAAACTCATCACTAATGCTTTGCACAG TGTTGTTACTGTGAAGTACAACAACAACATCTTCAAGCAAACATTTTACTTTGAACAAGGTTTTTTGTTCAAAGATGAGCCTTATATGGGATATGATGAGTTAGTTTCCCCCATTGTTGAGGAGCATGGATGGAAAATTTTTTGCATACATCTAGATGATGTTTTAGGGAAAGTAATTCACGAGTTCTATGCGCACACCACTTCTCCTGAAAATCCTTTTATCTATGTTCATGAAACCTCAGTCCCATTTGATGAAGACCACATTAGTGCCCAATTTGGGTTAATTGATGTTCAAGATGAACATACCCCATTCACCGAAACCATCACTGTTGATGACTGA
- the LOC105767284 gene encoding uncharacterized protein LOC105767284 — MKDILSSKRQLGEFETVALADGCTTMLTNKLPPMLKDPGSFTMPCSIGNQYVGKALCDLGVSINLVPMSMFKKLRIGKAKPTTVTLKLADRSYARTEGKIEDVLVRVDKFIFPTDLIVFDCEANKDVPIILGRHFLSTGRTVVDVQKGELTMRVNDQQITINVFQALKCADDIEESHVVSLLDFVVEEEFKKKTMTKSIVNCIQLILMMKGH; from the coding sequence ATGAAAGACATACTTTCAAGTAAGAGACAATTGGGAGAATTTGAAACAGTCGCACTCGCTGACGGGTGCACTACTATGTTGACAAATAAATTGCCTCCAATGTTGAAGGACCCAGGAAGCTTCACAATGCCTTGCTCAATTGGTAACCAATATGTTGGGAAGGCCTTGTGTGATTTAGGAGTGAGTATAAACCTTGTACCCATGTCAATGTTTAAAAAGTTGAGAATTGGTAAAGCAAAACCTACCACTGTGACCTTGAAATTGGCAGATCGGTCATATGCACGAacagaaggtaaaattgaagatgtcCTGGTAAGGGTAGATAAATTCATTTTCCCTACTGATTTAATTGTATTTGACTGTGAAGCTAACAAAGATGTGCCTATTATTCTAGGTAGACATTTTCTTTCAACAGGTAGGACTGTGGTTGATGTTCAAAAGGGTGAATTAACTATGAGGGTGAATGATCAACAAATCACTATTAATGTTTTCCAGGCTTTGAAATGTGCTGATGATATAGAAGAGTCTCATGTTGTTAGTTTGTTAGACTTTGTTGTGGAAgaggaatttaaaaaaaaaactatgacAAAGAGCATAGTGAATTGTATTCAGttgatattgatgatgaaggGCCATTAG